One Pyrofollis japonicus DNA window includes the following coding sequences:
- a CDS encoding TldD/PmbA family protein: protein MVYRIAPIELAVLAVRWAIREGATEAEAYVTLERGYKVSLRANKISSLEAVDDAGIGVRVAVGRRLGFSYATGLDENRVREAVREAVKQAKASPEDRFWSGLPDPSISYPEPGNMFSNVLAYTEPETVLENAKYMLSKALEQEGVQVVGGGIGVYTIERAITNSNGVYRIDSGTIAYAGIDILMKSEKVTTPAIYEIDSSRVTFPSIDGVVERALEKVKLCANIAKGVETGKYSVVLEPGVFYELLAPTVLYSLRGDILVQGRSYYAGKEGEQALSEKITIVDDGTLKGGDNTWRFDGEGVATSRKHLVEKGVVKGFIFDNYWGRRAGRESTGNAVRAGYASKPAPGYTNVIIEPGDAMPDELLEGKVLVVYQVQGAHTTNPDTGEYSVLANPAILYENGEPKGWVPGAVISGNMYSEVKNNIELVAKTLRKPFPGIYAPQIRLSNITVAIKS from the coding sequence ATGGTGTACCGGATAGCACCAATCGAGCTAGCCGTTCTCGCCGTTAGATGGGCTATACGTGAAGGAGCCACGGAAGCGGAGGCATATGTAACCCTTGAGCGCGGGTATAAGGTGAGCCTTAGAGCAAACAAGATAAGCAGTCTTGAAGCAGTTGATGATGCAGGTATAGGTGTACGCGTAGCTGTTGGGAGAAGGCTTGGATTCAGCTATGCAACCGGTTTAGACGAGAACCGTGTCCGCGAGGCGGTGAGAGAAGCAGTAAAGCAGGCAAAGGCCTCGCCAGAAGACAGATTTTGGAGCGGATTACCTGATCCAAGTATTAGTTACCCAGAGCCTGGCAACATGTTTAGCAACGTCCTAGCATATACAGAACCCGAAACTGTTCTCGAAAACGCGAAATACATGCTAAGCAAGGCGCTCGAGCAAGAAGGTGTGCAAGTAGTCGGCGGAGGCATAGGTGTATACACTATTGAGCGCGCAATAACAAACAGTAATGGAGTGTACCGTATTGATAGCGGAACAATAGCGTATGCAGGCATAGACATATTAATGAAGTCAGAAAAAGTGACGACACCAGCGATATATGAGATCGACTCGAGTCGCGTCACTTTCCCAAGCATAGATGGCGTCGTTGAAAGAGCGCTAGAAAAAGTAAAGCTATGCGCAAATATCGCTAAGGGTGTCGAAACCGGCAAGTATAGCGTAGTGCTCGAGCCGGGTGTCTTCTACGAGCTTCTAGCTCCTACAGTACTCTACTCGTTACGTGGCGACATTCTTGTACAGGGTAGGAGCTACTATGCTGGCAAGGAGGGAGAGCAAGCTCTTTCGGAAAAGATAACCATAGTAGATGACGGCACGCTCAAAGGCGGGGATAATACTTGGCGATTTGATGGCGAAGGTGTAGCAACCTCGAGGAAACACCTAGTCGAAAAAGGCGTAGTAAAGGGCTTTATCTTTGACAACTACTGGGGCAGAAGGGCCGGAAGAGAGAGCACCGGAAACGCAGTTAGAGCTGGGTACGCCTCTAAGCCGGCACCAGGCTATACCAACGTAATAATAGAGCCAGGCGATGCGATGCCAGACGAATTGCTTGAAGGAAAAGTACTAGTGGTATACCAAGTGCAGGGTGCACATACAACAAACCCCGACACTGGCGAATACAGTGTATTGGCGAACCCCGCTATACTCTATGAGAACGGGGAGCCCAAGGGCTGGGTGCCGGGAGCAGTTATTTCTGGCAACATGTACAGCGAGGTGAAGAACAACATAGAGCTAGTAGCGAAGACGCTCAGAAAACCATTCCCAGGAATCTATGCACCACAGATAAGACTCTCAAACATAACCGTTGCCATAAAGAGTTAG
- a CDS encoding phosphoadenosine phosphosulfate reductase domain-containing protein: protein MFRIVTRASKDASAVKAALERFYPGWGIEVKTLKGVRKVDDMLANIYSILEEDGSKPTIILLGREDEAKIPVIEEKLPPGVVAHVVPRRSVRNARLELIAAEIARARAKFRLLAAWDDKRNIYVFGARGKRLEKLGFEPSFELFIGLGSFSRLVSVLAGGKIGDNPLVLRTHGNLHLVYNGPLVRAELEIPDYGVAPRARIVGSKPVSVSLDSLVDANRETIDLLASYSKEFLLGLGEFDTVIVPWSGGKDSTAALLLAIEAFGADKVTALYVDTGTEFPSSKSYVYEVAEKLGVKLVEAYAGIDKELLSGSMPMPSHDNRWCTGLKIEAIEKKVRELARGRTLLVIGDRDAESPRRSQRPPVRPGPASNVIAAAPLKMWSGAHIQLYILSRGLRLNPMYYAGFYRIGCYMCPALRSWELLAISEYRKEYLRLLRSPIFRRFISMRLRRRYKHGFDSEGCDADSVAICSQ from the coding sequence ATGTTTAGAATCGTGACGCGTGCCAGCAAGGATGCATCGGCTGTTAAGGCTGCTCTTGAGAGATTCTACCCTGGATGGGGTATTGAGGTTAAGACGCTTAAAGGCGTTCGCAAAGTAGATGATATGCTTGCAAATATATACTCTATCCTCGAGGAGGATGGATCCAAGCCAACAATTATTCTTCTCGGAAGAGAAGATGAGGCTAAGATACCTGTTATCGAGGAAAAGCTTCCTCCAGGCGTAGTAGCTCACGTTGTGCCAAGGCGAAGCGTGAGGAATGCACGGCTAGAGCTCATCGCTGCCGAGATTGCACGTGCCCGGGCAAAGTTTCGCCTCCTCGCAGCCTGGGATGACAAGAGGAACATATACGTGTTTGGTGCTCGTGGAAAAAGGCTTGAGAAACTAGGCTTTGAGCCAAGCTTTGAACTCTTCATAGGTCTTGGCTCCTTTAGCCGACTTGTATCAGTGCTTGCAGGGGGTAAGATAGGGGATAATCCTCTTGTTCTTCGCACTCATGGGAATCTACACCTTGTTTACAATGGTCCGCTTGTTAGGGCGGAGCTCGAGATACCAGATTATGGAGTAGCGCCTCGCGCGCGCATAGTTGGCTCGAAACCAGTAAGTGTTAGCCTAGACAGCCTAGTAGATGCGAATAGGGAGACGATAGACCTCTTAGCAAGTTACTCTAAGGAGTTCCTTCTCGGACTAGGCGAATTCGACACTGTTATCGTGCCTTGGAGCGGTGGAAAGGACAGCACTGCAGCCCTCCTACTAGCCATAGAGGCGTTTGGAGCCGATAAAGTAACGGCGTTGTATGTTGATACCGGCACCGAGTTCCCATCCTCGAAGAGCTACGTGTACGAGGTCGCCGAAAAGCTTGGAGTAAAGCTGGTCGAGGCATATGCTGGCATAGATAAGGAATTACTGAGCGGAAGCATGCCAATGCCTAGCCACGATAACCGTTGGTGTACCGGGCTGAAGATAGAGGCTATCGAGAAAAAGGTACGCGAGCTCGCTAGGGGAAGAACACTCCTCGTAATAGGTGATAGAGATGCCGAGTCTCCTCGAAGGAGCCAGCGGCCACCTGTAAGACCGGGGCCGGCTAGCAATGTGATCGCTGCAGCCCCTCTCAAGATGTGGAGCGGGGCTCATATACAACTATACATACTTTCACGGGGGCTAAGGCTCAACCCAATGTACTATGCCGGTTTCTATAGGATAGGGTGCTACATGTGCCCCGCTCTTCGTAGCTGGGAGTTGCTAGCGATAAGCGAGTATAGGAAAGAGTATTTGAGGTTGCTTAGAAGCCCCATTTTTCGAAGATTTATCTCTATGCGGCTGCGCAGGCGTTACAAGCATGGTTTCGACAGCGAAGGATGTGATGCAGACAGTGTAGCAATTTGTAGCCAGTGA
- a CDS encoding DEAD/DEAH box helicase, which translates to MGIEALPEDLRQLLLSIGVKELFPIQEKAIKAGLLEGKSIVVSSPTGSGKSLVALLAAVAALTKMPGCKAVYAAPLRSLVYERAAEWKKILGDIGLRVAVSTGDYDKVEPWLGEADAIMVTYEKLDSLIRHGAYWLPRVCLLVVDEIHYVADTKRGPVLETIIARLSDIVGSLQIVALSATIANADEIANWLGARLVRDDWRPVPLREGVFNNYTIYWDDGEETSVEKRTGTPSLDAALEVVAQGGQAIVFTQSRRKTLDLAEKLLRIVEVRQDLQKLLDPPDSVEAYVEQLLSRTEHVELNTRLARLLRRGIGIHHAGLASYQRDVVERAFRERTIYVIFATPTLAAGVNLPARRVVVDSLYRYSKGSSQPIDVMEYKQLAGRAGRPGLDEQGEAVIIARNSNQAWSFLFKYVRGSPEPIVSKLVSEASMRSQVLAVLAGLGEASIDNVISVFEKTLYAKQFGSPAKAVEKTLTELEIYGFVEELRPGYYAATPIGKRVVELYVDPLTAHRIVKGLSNIHEPEHYVLETLFLILWNPDAVHLRPPRSLHLELEAEAEDMLNELGFEYPSDYTEMDVAVAAKALYTAQALLDWINEVHEDAILSQYGADPGDLRTVVETASWLAYSASQLARLQAHPGAVFLEDLSQMIKHGVRRELLELVKLPGIGRVRARILYEKGYTSPDEVAKLSPEQLASLLRGLGEHRARLALERAQQFRTIDRNTREKNNDKRKRTLFDYMGG; encoded by the coding sequence ATGGGTATCGAGGCGCTGCCAGAGGATTTGAGGCAGCTATTACTAAGCATAGGTGTAAAGGAACTGTTCCCAATACAAGAGAAGGCCATAAAAGCTGGCCTCCTAGAAGGGAAAAGCATTGTTGTCTCGTCACCAACGGGTTCCGGTAAGAGCCTTGTAGCGCTTCTTGCCGCAGTTGCAGCGTTGACAAAGATGCCTGGCTGCAAGGCTGTTTACGCAGCCCCTCTTCGCAGCCTCGTCTACGAGAGAGCAGCAGAGTGGAAGAAAATCCTTGGCGATATTGGGCTCCGCGTGGCAGTCTCTACCGGAGACTATGATAAAGTAGAGCCTTGGCTCGGCGAAGCAGACGCAATAATGGTTACGTACGAGAAACTTGACTCGCTGATAAGGCATGGCGCCTACTGGCTTCCAAGAGTATGCTTACTTGTCGTTGACGAGATACACTACGTGGCGGACACGAAGAGGGGCCCCGTTCTCGAAACGATTATAGCACGGCTCTCGGACATTGTAGGCTCTCTACAGATAGTTGCGCTGAGTGCTACTATAGCGAACGCGGATGAGATAGCCAATTGGCTTGGGGCTCGCCTTGTAAGGGATGATTGGCGCCCAGTCCCTCTCCGGGAAGGCGTCTTCAATAACTACACCATATACTGGGATGATGGCGAAGAAACGAGCGTTGAGAAAAGGACAGGAACACCTAGCCTTGATGCAGCCCTTGAGGTGGTTGCCCAGGGCGGCCAAGCCATAGTCTTTACGCAGTCTCGCAGGAAGACGCTAGACCTGGCAGAAAAGCTTCTCCGCATAGTAGAAGTTAGGCAGGATTTGCAGAAGCTCCTAGATCCTCCTGATAGCGTAGAGGCCTATGTCGAGCAGCTTCTGTCGCGCACGGAGCACGTGGAACTCAACACGAGGCTTGCAAGGCTCCTCCGTAGAGGAATAGGAATACACCACGCTGGCCTTGCAAGCTATCAGAGGGATGTTGTAGAAAGGGCCTTCAGGGAAAGGACAATATACGTAATATTTGCTACACCGACCCTTGCTGCCGGCGTAAACCTACCTGCACGACGTGTCGTAGTGGACTCTCTTTATCGTTACAGCAAGGGCTCATCGCAGCCAATAGATGTTATGGAGTATAAGCAGCTTGCTGGGCGAGCTGGGCGCCCCGGACTCGACGAACAAGGAGAGGCTGTGATAATTGCGCGCAACTCTAACCAAGCTTGGAGCTTCTTATTTAAATATGTACGGGGAAGCCCGGAGCCTATTGTCTCAAAACTCGTCTCAGAGGCGTCGATGCGCTCACAAGTCCTAGCAGTTCTTGCAGGCCTAGGTGAGGCATCAATAGATAACGTGATCTCCGTCTTCGAGAAGACCCTATACGCGAAGCAGTTCGGGAGCCCAGCGAAAGCTGTTGAGAAGACGCTAACAGAGCTAGAAATCTATGGTTTCGTCGAGGAGCTGAGACCAGGATACTACGCGGCCACGCCGATAGGCAAGAGGGTTGTAGAGCTCTATGTAGACCCATTAACAGCGCACAGAATCGTAAAAGGCTTATCGAATATACATGAACCCGAGCACTATGTCCTAGAAACTCTGTTCCTAATACTGTGGAACCCCGATGCTGTACATCTTCGTCCCCCACGTAGTCTGCATCTAGAGCTTGAAGCAGAAGCTGAGGACATGCTCAACGAGCTAGGATTCGAGTACCCCAGCGACTACACGGAGATGGATGTCGCAGTTGCGGCTAAAGCCCTCTATACTGCACAGGCACTACTTGATTGGATAAACGAGGTTCACGAGGACGCAATCCTCTCGCAATACGGCGCAGACCCAGGCGATTTGAGAACAGTGGTAGAAACTGCCTCATGGCTCGCTTACTCGGCATCCCAGTTGGCCCGCCTCCAGGCACACCCCGGGGCAGTCTTCCTCGAAGACCTCTCGCAGATGATAAAGCACGGTGTACGGCGCGAGTTATTGGAACTAGTAAAGCTCCCCGGTATAGGAAGGGTGCGCGCAAGAATACTCTACGAGAAGGGATATACAAGCCCAGACGAAGTGGCCAAACTAAGCCCTGAACAGTTAGCGAGCCTTCTACGAGGCCTCGGCGAGCATAGAGCACGGCTAGCCCTTGAAAGGGCACAACAGTTCAGAACCATAGATAGAAATACAAGGGAGAAAAACAATGACAAGCGCAAGAGGACACTATTCGACTATATGGGCGGCTAA
- a CDS encoding ABC transporter substrate-binding protein: MSKRKLAALVALGVIAVAIVVGVFLFKPEASSKEVVLKVVTRLSPEEQKAIKEAFLNSSVARKYNIKDIVFTKVDYSLWPQLATSGKVDLFLIGEKIVYDRLCKEGVLAPFSMKELVNIVNELDPKFVGRDKNGDICWVAIGQAVYGYIVNKKFLSQYSLPEPQKWGSLLDPAYLRPLQQNAYTVSFPRPTKSGTARTTMHGILQIYGWDDGWRLLTVIGMESAIVDSSEKARDQAAEGIVGIAPAYIGYGIEAEKLGKGAVFEIPHGEGIAYISPAAIAKKAPHPREAQAFILWLLSPEGQETVARLFYYLPVRNVVKIPWVQEVYEKMKGNIFNYNRTLAEKVDLAATTYFEAAIADSDANALLKEIGVKAATLLSEGKLTQQEWMKIVQKLAPLTIKDPWTGKKTQFTLEYAMKINDKLRDNAARDKLYNAIKQAAIETYKEVLKELQSKG; encoded by the coding sequence ATGAGTAAGCGTAAGCTCGCTGCACTAGTTGCTCTAGGCGTTATAGCAGTAGCTATAGTGGTAGGTGTATTCCTCTTTAAACCTGAAGCTTCGAGCAAGGAGGTTGTACTGAAAGTTGTTACAAGGCTATCGCCAGAGGAACAAAAGGCTATAAAAGAGGCATTTCTGAATAGCAGTGTAGCGAGAAAGTATAACATAAAAGACATAGTGTTTACAAAAGTCGATTACAGCCTATGGCCGCAGCTTGCCACGAGTGGGAAAGTAGACCTATTCCTAATAGGCGAGAAAATAGTCTATGATCGTCTCTGCAAAGAGGGCGTCCTAGCCCCCTTCTCGATGAAGGAGCTAGTAAATATAGTAAATGAGCTTGACCCGAAGTTTGTCGGACGAGACAAAAACGGTGATATATGCTGGGTTGCTATAGGTCAAGCAGTCTACGGATACATAGTGAACAAGAAGTTCCTTAGCCAGTATAGCCTCCCAGAGCCCCAAAAGTGGGGAAGCCTCCTAGACCCAGCCTACCTTAGACCCCTCCAGCAAAATGCTTATACTGTCTCGTTCCCGAGGCCGACAAAGAGCGGTACTGCAAGAACGACGATGCATGGTATACTACAAATATATGGATGGGATGATGGCTGGAGGCTCTTGACCGTTATCGGAATGGAGTCGGCTATCGTTGACAGCTCCGAGAAAGCCAGAGATCAGGCAGCAGAAGGTATTGTAGGTATAGCGCCAGCCTACATAGGCTACGGCATTGAGGCCGAGAAGCTCGGCAAAGGAGCAGTTTTCGAGATACCACACGGGGAGGGCATTGCATATATCTCACCAGCAGCTATTGCCAAGAAGGCGCCGCATCCGCGGGAAGCACAAGCATTCATATTATGGCTGCTAAGCCCTGAAGGACAAGAAACGGTTGCGAGGCTCTTCTACTACTTACCCGTAAGAAATGTTGTGAAAATCCCGTGGGTCCAGGAAGTATACGAGAAGATGAAAGGCAACATCTTCAACTATAACCGGACACTTGCAGAAAAAGTTGACTTAGCAGCAACAACTTACTTTGAGGCAGCCATAGCAGATAGTGATGCAAATGCCCTGCTAAAGGAGATAGGTGTTAAGGCTGCTACCTTGCTAAGCGAGGGCAAGCTGACGCAGCAGGAGTGGATGAAAATAGTGCAGAAACTAGCTCCGCTAACGATAAAGGATCCGTGGACGGGTAAGAAAACACAGTTCACGCTAGAATACGCTATGAAGATAAATGACAAGCTAAGAGACAACGCGGCTAGGGACAAGCTTTACAACGCTATCAAACAAGCCGCGATAGAGACCTATAAAGAGGTTCTCAAAGAGCTTCAAAGCAAGGGCTAA
- a CDS encoding ABC transporter permease — MRNHSAALLAAPMILAYVLAVIIPLAGLLTPSTIIESFKAVLSEPGFAKPSTLYSPVEVSRNEHYTVIVVDFPLIGSFWLSLLVALLASSLSVLAAIVAVVSAILYRRLAKLSTMLVVLGLLPYPFIEAYVVQRVFDPNIGLVNAVLKHFGVVLVLRGAAGVLVYQLLVLIPVAYVILAGYAFSLPHEQFEAAVQLGARLRGVAWLLLRLARPAVVAALALTAVLSIDDVAGPLVFEQDPSARSLLAYRAYTYFLNSVYGGFSYTALGYAIVLLLLSAAIFAISYPSIAIAYRGITTGRKVEGIVPRLDKNASIPLIMLLLALLPPAMLKALAIIYGFSNKWVASPLPVLGSGQAQQLFASPDILRAIVNSYLYSLASIIVLSIITPSAAYVIARQRVFGSKLVDAIVMSTMAIPGIVLAYAYFQVFTRLFGPGSALSPISIPWLYLVAGYVVRRAPLFYKPLVALVSSLPLEMEEAAMNLGAGITYVYRSIIAPQLVSKSAGILILVALSIASEVSLSITIGGLGGASGSSHPAPLTNLVASYMSLSGLKYAGTLSLALTILYLTLLPTVLVVAHMLGTIFKHS, encoded by the coding sequence ATGAGAAATCATAGTGCAGCCCTTTTAGCAGCTCCAATGATACTAGCATATGTGTTAGCTGTAATCATTCCGCTAGCGGGTCTACTGACGCCAAGCACCATAATTGAGAGCTTCAAAGCAGTACTGAGCGAGCCGGGTTTTGCGAAGCCATCAACACTGTATAGTCCCGTGGAGGTAAGCCGAAACGAACACTATACTGTCATTGTTGTAGATTTTCCTCTAATAGGGTCGTTTTGGCTAAGCTTGCTGGTAGCTCTTCTTGCGTCATCACTATCCGTCTTGGCTGCTATTGTCGCGGTTGTTTCAGCCATACTTTACCGGAGGCTTGCAAAACTCTCAACAATGCTAGTCGTCCTGGGCTTGCTTCCCTACCCGTTTATTGAGGCATATGTCGTACAGCGTGTCTTTGACCCCAATATTGGGCTTGTCAATGCTGTTCTCAAGCATTTTGGCGTAGTCCTTGTCCTGCGTGGTGCTGCTGGTGTACTTGTCTATCAGCTTCTTGTGCTCATCCCAGTTGCTTACGTCATACTCGCAGGTTATGCTTTCTCCCTTCCTCATGAACAATTCGAGGCAGCAGTCCAGCTAGGAGCACGGTTACGGGGAGTGGCTTGGCTGCTGCTTAGGCTAGCACGCCCAGCCGTTGTCGCTGCGCTGGCTCTCACGGCAGTACTAAGCATTGATGACGTTGCTGGCCCTCTTGTCTTTGAGCAGGATCCGAGTGCTCGTAGCTTGCTAGCTTACCGGGCCTATACCTATTTTCTAAACTCGGTATACGGCGGATTCTCATACACAGCGCTAGGCTATGCAATCGTTCTCCTCCTATTATCGGCAGCCATCTTCGCTATAAGTTATCCAAGCATTGCGATAGCGTATAGGGGTATAACAACTGGTAGAAAAGTGGAGGGCATAGTTCCCAGGCTTGACAAGAACGCCAGTATACCGTTAATAATGCTGCTCCTAGCTCTTCTTCCTCCTGCCATGCTTAAAGCACTCGCAATAATCTATGGCTTCTCTAACAAGTGGGTTGCGTCTCCTCTGCCTGTGCTCGGCTCTGGGCAAGCGCAGCAGTTGTTTGCTTCACCCGACATCCTAAGAGCCATAGTAAACAGCTACTTGTACAGCTTGGCATCCATCATAGTGCTCTCAATTATAACACCTTCCGCAGCCTATGTTATTGCTAGACAGAGAGTGTTTGGAAGCAAGCTCGTGGACGCGATAGTAATGTCAACAATGGCTATACCAGGAATAGTTCTAGCATATGCATATTTCCAAGTATTCACCCGTCTCTTTGGCCCCGGCTCTGCATTATCCCCCATATCTATTCCATGGCTTTACCTCGTAGCCGGCTACGTGGTTAGACGTGCTCCTCTCTTCTATAAGCCCCTTGTTGCTCTTGTCTCATCACTTCCACTTGAGATGGAGGAGGCGGCAATGAATCTTGGTGCAGGGATAACCTATGTATATAGGTCGATTATTGCCCCCCAGCTTGTGTCCAAGTCAGCTGGTATACTCATCCTTGTTGCACTAAGCATTGCATCTGAGGTAAGCTTGTCAATAACCATAGGAGGTTTGGGGGGAGCAAGTGGTTCTTCTCATCCGGCTCCACTCACAAACCTTGTTGCGAGCTATATGAGCCTCAGTGGCTTGAAATATGCAGGTACGCTTTCACTTGCATTAACAATACTTTATCTCACCTTGCTACCCACAGTCCTAGTTGTTGCCCACATGCTTGGCACCATTTTCAAGCATAGCTAA
- a CDS encoding phosphoadenosine phosphosulfate reductase domain-containing protein — protein sequence MTELYPLIDGGRLVGVIGSGGDATLICSPSGQCRYFLWLNVERAIDITELLDNRGVLRIKGDKGEGFAPIGPWVMAPPYVHARVVVDLDEYARWLARLVGKEIRGRRVLLGFSGGKDSLATLLVLLKLQEYISFKLHIMYIHIPFLESPRNVRFVETVEEKLGVTIEFVEAPRREMKALLKWKGMPRRGYRFCTMYKAKPMRKVLKEDPRAVEVVGDRLTESPKRFERLYKAAAARLVLAGRKFRPTYMLTLLDIISLVRQSGLIHPAYLEGSPRVACDLCPYRVLYEFAELPELEDPRLIEKVFEKTWKKWYNWTSYEYFKEQHLWRFPAKVAKPIAYAKQLIGERSENERCEILSRENVVKSLRKLWLEESLDAPVVEEPWLVAEAAIRAWKRKMPLAMLENGAKHVGNN from the coding sequence ATGACAGAGCTTTACCCGCTCATAGATGGAGGGAGACTTGTTGGCGTTATAGGAAGCGGTGGCGATGCCACCCTGATTTGCAGTCCTAGTGGACAGTGCAGATACTTTCTATGGCTTAACGTAGAGAGAGCAATCGACATTACTGAGTTACTAGACAACCGGGGTGTGCTACGAATTAAGGGCGACAAGGGTGAAGGATTTGCACCAATCGGCCCCTGGGTTATGGCCCCACCATATGTTCATGCACGTGTAGTAGTTGACCTAGACGAGTACGCAAGGTGGCTTGCCCGCCTCGTTGGCAAAGAGATTAGGGGTAGGAGGGTTCTCCTCGGTTTCAGCGGTGGCAAGGACTCTTTAGCAACTTTACTAGTCCTTCTCAAGCTCCAGGAATACATTAGCTTCAAGCTCCACATAATGTATATTCATATTCCTTTTCTCGAAAGCCCCAGAAACGTTAGATTCGTCGAAACAGTTGAGGAGAAGCTGGGCGTCACTATAGAGTTCGTTGAGGCTCCTAGGCGGGAGATGAAGGCATTACTGAAATGGAAAGGCATGCCTAGGCGAGGCTACCGGTTCTGCACAATGTATAAGGCTAAACCCATGCGCAAAGTCCTAAAAGAGGATCCTCGTGCAGTCGAGGTTGTAGGCGATAGGCTTACAGAGTCGCCTAAGAGGTTTGAGCGACTCTATAAGGCGGCTGCTGCCCGCCTTGTACTGGCTGGGCGAAAGTTTAGGCCAACATACATGCTTACACTGCTAGACATAATTAGCCTGGTAAGACAGTCGGGCTTAATCCACCCGGCCTATCTCGAGGGATCACCCCGAGTGGCTTGCGACCTATGCCCTTACCGCGTGCTATACGAGTTTGCCGAGCTACCTGAGCTTGAAGACCCTAGGCTTATAGAGAAGGTGTTTGAAAAGACGTGGAAGAAATGGTATAACTGGACTAGCTATGAGTACTTTAAGGAGCAACACTTGTGGCGCTTTCCCGCGAAGGTAGCGAAGCCGATAGCTTATGCGAAGCAACTTATCGGCGAGAGATCCGAGAATGAGAGGTGTGAAATTCTCAGCAGAGAGAATGTTGTGAAGAGCCTTAGAAAGCTATGGCTAGAAGAGTCCCTGGACGCGCCAGTTGTAGAAGAACCCTGGCTAGTTGCAGAGGCGGCGATTAGGGCATGGAAGAGGAAGATGCCTTTAGCTATGCTTGAAAATGGTGCCAAGCATGTGGGCAACAACTAG